The following DNA comes from Apus apus isolate bApuApu2 chromosome 24, bApuApu2.pri.cur, whole genome shotgun sequence.
tggggctgctgctgccccgggTCTCTGCCTGGAAGAGCAGAGCGCTATGGCATGGGGACAGGGGCACAGGGAGGGCCGGGGGCACGTGTGACTGTCCCCAAGGGTGACACCGACACCCCCACGCGTCACCACCCTTCCCACCCACGAGGACCGACGCGGGGTCCCGCaccggggagggggcggggacAGGGACCAGCCGGTGCCGCGGGTTGTGCTGCGGAGTCCCCGGCGGTGCCCGGCCACGTGTCCCGGCGCGCGGGGGGGGTCGAGCACCCCTCAGCTCTGTGGGACACCCCGTCTTCGCCCCCAGACCTGGGGTGAGCGCAGCCCACGCTGCGGTGTCCCTGCACAGTCACAGTGGTGGCACGGAGGACGAGGGGACAGCCCCACTGTGGTGCCACGTCCAGTCGTGGGGGGGTAGAGGGGGGGACCGGAGGGGGGTGCGGGTCAGTCCGAGGCTCTACATGATGCTGCATTTCCCCTTGATTTTGTCTGTCCTCTTCTGCTTGCTGGAGCGCTTCCCGTCGATGGTGAGGCTCAcgttcctcctcttctccaggttcagcagctcctggaagaGCTCCTTGACGTTGTAGTTCATCTTGGCCGAGGTCTCCATGAAGGCGCATTTCCACTCCTTGGCCATCgcctccccctccctgctctccaccTCCCGCTGGGTCTCGTCGCACTTGTTCCCCACCAGCATGATGGGGATGCTCTCCACGCTGCCCTTGATCTGCACGATCTGCTGGTAGATGGGCTTCAGCTCCTCCAGGGACTGCTTGCTGGTGACGGAGAAGACCAGGATGAAGGCATGGCCCTTGGAGATGGAGAGACGCTGCATGGCCGGGAACTGGTGGCTGCCGGTGGTGTCGGTGATCTGCAGGGTGCAGACACTCTTGTCACAGCTGATGACCTGGCGGTACGTGTCCTCGATGGTGGGGATGTAGGTGTCACGGAAGGTCCCCTTCACGAAGCGCAGCACCAGCGAGCTCTTGCCCACGCCGCCCGCGCCGAACACGACCACCCGGTAATCGTTGCTCTGCTCCGGCATCTTGCCCCGGAGAAGCTGCTGCCGCTGCAAGGGGGGAGGAGGCGTCAACTGGGGGCTTCGGGATGGACCCCCCGACACTGCTCCGTGAGGGGAACAGAGCAGTCCCCCCCCCAgaccccagctcccagccccacctgggGGGTCCCAGCCCCCCCGTGCCCTTGAGGCGCCCTTGCcggccggtgccggtgccggtgcccgCCCGGGGGGCAGCAGCAGTTGCTATTCTGACGAGCGGCCATATGGCCCCACCGCGGGCACCGGCACAGCcgctgcagcccaggctgctggggcagcgGGCTGGGGGGGGACACACTGGGCATCTCTGGGACCCTCGGAGCCCCcgagcagcaggagcagccctcgGGGCAGTCGCCAGCCCAGCAAGGACCCAGAGGCACCCAGAGCCTCCAACTGGCCCCCCCGGCTCCCCATGCACCGAGGTGCCATTTCACACACAGACCTTGGCACCTGCCAAGCTGCCTGGTGCCGTCACCCCTTGTcaccctgtgctgtgctctgccacCCCATGTCATCCCATGCTGTGTCCTGCCACCCCCTACTGCCCCCTGCCACCCCATGTCGACCATATTGTGCCCTTCCACCCCATGCCACTCGGTCCTACCCTGTGCTGTGCCACCTCGTGCCatctctctgctcccctcccaccTTGGAGATgcagtggggagcagagggaggtggGCACCAGGGGACAGTGTGGCACAGCCATGGGCTGGTGGCCTGCAGGCTCAGAGACCCCCACGGCCACCCTCACACTGCCAGACTTCAGTGCCTGCTCACAGGGGACGCCTGGGCAGGGTCCCCATCATGGAGAGGGGGACAGGgctgcccccagctctgctcctgcctccctccaccTCAATGTGGGGACCAACAGACCTGGAAGGGGAGGACAGCAAAGCACCCTGAGCAGCCACAGCCAAGCACTGCAGCCCCTCATCCCCAGGCACCTCCAGGGGAACCAGCCCCTTCCTACGGCTGCGGCACCAGTGGGTCCAGATCCTGCAAACAGCCCCAAAAACCCAGCATGGTCCCAAACACCTGGCCAGGGGCTGgtgactggagagctgggggctgggagTGGGGCTGGAGCCCATCCCCGTGGCCTCGGGCAGCTGAGGAGCTCATCCATGGTGGGCATGGGGCAGAAAAACACCCTCAGATCCCACCATGTCAGAGGCATCACAGGTGCAGGGGAGATGGGGACAGGGCAGAGGCTGTGGCTGCGCTGGTGTGTGGGGACATCAGACCATGGCTGGGGTGGGTGAGGGTCCTCTCTGTTTACCTGCCCATGTCTGACCTGCCCGTGTCCCCACCTGCTCGTGGTGCAGCCAAAGACAACCCTGTCACCGTGACATGGGGCTGGGCTGGACGGGCCTGCACAGCACCCTGGGGTGCCTGACAGCCTGTGCCCACCCACACCCACACCCCCCAAACAGCCCCCTGTGCCCAGGGAGCTGGACCATggcccccccagctccagggacaGACACAACTTGGACCTGATCCTGCCAGGGGGCTCTGCACCCCCCAACATCCTTCCTCTCAGACCTCCCAGGGCTTGGGGTGGGTCTGGGGGTCGGGAtggagggcaggggcagggtggAGGTgaaggagcaggggcaggatggagggatggagggatggagggatggagcaggagcaggagcaggctggaggGATGGAGAGGCACGGGCAGGATAGAGAAACAGAAGGGGCAGGATGGAAAAGGAAGGATGGAGGAGCAATGGACaggaaggagggatggagaggcaggatggagagatggagggatggagggatggagagcaggagaaggggcaggagggcgGTCAGAGGCAGGGACCGGGGTCCCACGCCCCGGCCCGGGGTCCCGGCTCCGCTCCCCGGCCGTGCCCTCCCCTTGCCGGGGCACCCCTCGGTCCCCCCCGCCGGTGGCCGCTGCCCCGTGCCCGCTCCCCCCGGCTCCCCGCCGCGCCGGTCGCATTGCGGTGCCCGCCGCCGCCTCACCGTGTCCTGCCCGGGATCCGCCCTTGGTTGCGGGGCTGCGCGGCGGCCTCAGCGCATggcccggcccggggcggccccggcgcggCGGCTCCGGTCCGCCCGGTGCTGCGGGGCTGGGCCCGGTGCGGCGGGGCTGGGCACGGCTCGGTGCGGTGCGGCCGCCGCAGAGCCGATCCCGCAGAGCCGATCCCGCAGAGCCGAtcccgccccgccgccagccccgcccgccgcgcccgccccgcccggggcCGCCGGACCCCCGGGCCCAACCCCGAGCGGCTCCGGGacgcggcggcagcggcggggacGGGCAGAGAGGGACGGGTGGGATGGGGATGAGCGGAGAGGGACAGACGGACAGGGAGAGACGGGATGTGGATGCACGGACAGGGACAgatggagagggatggggacaggggaTGAGGACAGGGATAAATGGAGCGAGACAcgtgcagggatggggacagatGGACAAGTGGAGAGTGATGGGGACACACGGACAGGGCCAGATGGGAGGGGgatgcagggacagggacagacGGACAGAGATGGGCACACAAGAACATGGATGGGGACAGGAAtgaggacagacagacagggaTACAGGGATGGACACACAGACAAGGACCATGTGTGGACATGGGCACAGGtggggacacagacacacacgaAGAGGAACATGGATACACAGCCCAGGGACATGAAGATGGGGACAGAGCCCCCCAGGTGGTGAGAGGGGGACACAGGAACAGCGAGACAGAACAGAGGGACACCCCGAGATGGCAGGACAGGGTGTGCTAAGGCCCCGTGGCAGGtgggggtggcctgggcagggtcTGGCTTTGGGGACACAGCTGCCACCCTGCcacaccagcacagcctgtgcaCATGCATGTACACACACGTGTGGCCGGTGGCACCACAGAGGCTCTGTCACCAACCGCAGCGTCCCCTCAGAGCGGGGTCTGGAGCCACAACCACGGCCTGGGGAGCTGGAAGGTCCCTGCCAGGGCCCGGGGACAGTGGCTGCCAGGCCGTGTGACATGCCAGCTCCTGAGTGGCAGCAATTAAAATCCGCAGCTGCTATGAATAGCTGCGGGAACGGGGGGGCACGGTGCCACCCCCTCGCTGCCACCACGCATCCCATGAGGAACCCCGGTGGGAACGGGGGGGCAAGGCTGccgctccccagccccctgggccaccccccccccagcctttCCTCGGGGACACGGCCCCGGCACTCACAGCCCCCCCTCCGGAAAGTCACCGCGCGGGGTGCCCCCatccccgcagcccccccgtAGCCGGACGGATCCTCCTCGTTAAGGGAAATGAATGAGTTTCCATCGTCGTTCCAGCCGCTGCGGCTCCTCCCCCGGTTCATTCAGCCCGAggcaccgggggggggggagggaaggggggggggggctgcacacgcggggccgggggggcaaAGAGGGGTGGGCGGCAGAGGATCCTGCCCCCAGACTCAGTGCAGCTCCATCGGGGTCCAGCCGGCAGCTCCCCCCGCCGCTGCTCCCACCCCTTTTCCCCGTGGGATTCGGATTCGCCTCCCCGGGATGTGCACGTGCTCCCGGCGCGTGATCCTGGCACCGGGAGAGCTCCGGGATTCCAGATAAACCAGAGACACGCGgggagatgctggagcctttactgggagcaggggagggggttTGTCCTTCTCCACTCCTGATCCCGGCCTGGAAAGATGGACCTGGGTGTTCCCGGGTGGATAAACCCCCCGAGGGACGGAagggggggggagcaggagagcagctcctggggctctgtgccccccagccccattccCAAATTCCAACGGACAAGGAGAGAGCCCAAGATGgagcctgtccctgctgggacCACGGGGGAGGAACCCTGATCCCTGCTCCCATCAGATCTTTTGGGTGATGATGATGAAACCTCCTCCCAGCAACAGCTCCTCGTGGCTCTGGGGCTGGAAAGGAAGGATGCggaagagaagaggaacagGGCCCGGGAAAGCACATTTACCCAAAtgcagggggggaaaaaccaaCACAGGACAAGAATTTGGGGCAGGAACAAAGAGGCTGAGCCCCAGGAGGGCTgtgcttccccccccctcccagttTCACACCTCACCTCTCCCCCCTCATCCCACCTGCCCGGGACACGGAGCAGCCGCCTGCGGGGGAGAAATAACACACGGAGGCTTCACCACGTGGAGGCAAATTACATTCTCATCAGGCCCCGCTAATTTGTGTCATCTGAGGCCTAAAATaaccctccctccccccttccACGCCGGTTTTTCAAAGCAAGATGAATTGACTCGGGGCTggtgcagcagctggaaggagaagCGCCGGGAGGCTCCTCGCTCCCCGGGCGCTGCAGCCGGTGCCAGCGCTGGCCCCGGGGTGCTGCTTCCAGCCTCTCCCATCCTTCTTCCCACTCCGGATCACGCCGCCAGGGCTGGTGCCAGGGCTCAGCCCCCCGGTAGAATTCCATTGGCGCTTCCcaaagccctgctctgcctgcgGAAGCTGCCGCGGGAGCCCAGGCTAGGGAGGATTAAACCGCAGCCCCTGCAGGGGGGGCACATTCCCGGCTCCAGCCTCTGATCCATGGGGCAAAACCAAAGGCTGCCAGTGGGATGGGCAGGAGGCCCAGCTTCCCTGGCGGGCCAGACCTGCTCCTGCGCGGTCAGGTGCAAGTGCCTCTCACCAGCCCTTCCACAGCTTCTGAAACCCCCCCGGAAGAGCCTCTTCTCCTTTGGGAACGCCGGCAAAGCGCccagagcagcctctgcagcacagcagtgctggcccAGCACCCCgggagcagctccccagcctctggtggtgctgggggaacCCATCCCACCCTACACACACAAGCATTTGCCCTAAAAAATACCCACTGGGaattgctgctgcctgtcccttaGGAAATACCAgatgctgggggctgcagctgttGAGGATTTGCAGCCAGGGAGAGAGGGATTTGTAAGGGAtgcactgccaggctgctggaggCTTCCTTCAGGGAATGCTCAAGGGAGGGATGAGACGTGGAGAAGGAAGCACGGGACAGGACCCGGCCTCGTTTCTTCCTGTTAATCACCGAGGAACAAAAAGCTCCTGGAGCCACTGGTGGGTTAAAGTGGCAGCTGTGCCCCCCCCGGGGGGGATGTTATTTTTGGCAGCTCTTACAACCAGGTTTTGCTGAAAACTAAGCAGCTTAGTGCAGccatccccatcccacctgctCCTGGTTGgatttctgctgcctcttcccaccTCCTTGGAGAGAAGGAAGCTGAGTCGCAGCCACAGTTCCTGCAGTGGGTgccaggggaaggagggagggggctgGTCACCTGGATCACCAGGAACTCCCAGGAGGGAGGGGGCTGGTCACCTGGATCACCAGGAACTCCCAGGAGGGAGAGGGCTGGTCACCTGGATCACCAGGAACTcacaggctggggcagctcttTGCAGACAGCACCAGATCCACAACGTGTCACCTCATCTCCACACAAGCTGCTGTACCCAcagaccccccccccagcagggACAAGGCCTGGGACCCTCCCCAAGGGGACACTCCTTGTTTTTATCTCTGAGCACACAGGAAGGATTCTCCCTTCTTTGGGAAATACCAGCTGGACCATGAGGTTTCACTTGGCCGTTGAGCTTCAGTGTCCCCTTGGCTGGAGCAGGCTCAGCTCCGGAGCCGTTTGCCAGGGAAGGGAGGTGGGGTTTGCTTCCCACCCTTCCCACTCTCACCACTTGATGAAGACCAGCCCGGCCAGTGCCGTGTATCCCAGCACCAGGAACAGAACCTTCAGGAGACGATTGttcttctcttccagctccttGGCAAGGATCTCGAAGAAGGTGACGAACAAGAAGGTGCCGCCCGCGATGCCttgcaggaggagggagatgatgctgctggctgcacttTGGGTGCTCTCAATCCCCATCCCGATGGAGATTCCCAGAGGGATCATCAGGCTGACTGGCACAGCCAGCTTCAGGGCATCCCTCATGGGCAGCGAGGCCTTGGCCATGCTGACACCCAGGGCCACGGCCACCAGCGTCTCGTGAACGGCCACTCCCAGGAACAGGTTGATGACCttgctgccctcctcctgcaggCCCAGGGCCAGGCCTTCCAGGATGGAATGTGCACACAGGGCAAACGTCAGTCCCAGCAGGCGCAGGGGCCCGGAGCGGGAGAGCTCCTGGATGCTGAGGCCGTGGCAGTGGCGGGCGGGGTCgccgccgggcgggcgggcgcgggaGGGCCCGAGGAAGGGGCTCTCGTACTCCGAGTCGCTCCCGGCATCCGAACTGGCGTTGAAGGTCTCCAGGTCAATGAAAGAaggtttttccttctggaaggTCAGGACGAGCTGCTCCACAAAGACCGTGACAAAGAAGCCAACCATCACGATGGTCTCGGCCAGCGGGTAGTCCGTGGTCACGTTCCCCTGCTGCAGAACTGCATCGAGCTGGAAGGGAGAGAACAGTCCAGAGGGAATCACTCCCCTCGGCCCTTCCGAGGGGGAATATTCCCACCGGGTTCACACAGCTCCAAAGGGACACCCCATGGATCTGTGGTGCCTCGGCAGGGTTACACGGGCCTCAGTGGAAGAGGCAGGGAACCCACCTGC
Coding sequences within:
- the SLC39A3 gene encoding zinc transporter ZIP3; this translates as MKLVVAKVLCLLGICVLMLAGSLLPVRIISADHEKARCSRKVLSLCNSFGGGVFLATCFNALLPALREKLDAVLQQGNVTTDYPLAETIVMVGFFVTVFVEQLVLTFQKEKPSFIDLETFNASSDAGSDSEYESPFLGPSRARPPGGDPARHCHGLSIQELSRSGPLRLLGLTFALCAHSILEGLALGLQEEGSKVINLFLGVAVHETLVAVALGVSMAKASLPMRDALKLAVPVSLMIPLGISIGMGIESTQSAASSIISLLLQGIAGGTFLFVTFFEILAKELEEKNNRLLKVLFLVLGYTALAGLVFIKW
- the DIRAS1 gene encoding GTP-binding protein Di-Ras1 — its product is MPEQSNDYRVVVFGAGGVGKSSLVLRFVKGTFRDTYIPTIEDTYRQVISCDKSVCTLQITDTTGSHQFPAMQRLSISKGHAFILVFSVTSKQSLEELKPIYQQIVQIKGSVESIPIMLVGNKCDETQREVESREGEAMAKEWKCAFMETSAKMNYNVKELFQELLNLEKRRNVSLTIDGKRSSKQKRTDKIKGKCSIM